A window of the Burkholderia sp. 9120 genome harbors these coding sequences:
- a CDS encoding glycoside hydrolase family 28 protein — MHDKNSGDPATSKIREQDTLNSPKRRSFLVFAGTSAGAGLFATLPGCGGGSGSLGSTTPASSAPVAAADPIWGPTGQATVIINKLASITTSMFPAVDFQVTSYGARTLQASALIQASAWPGGTIPWVTGTQAAASPQSPGSTIMVPYDMTDTVYDSYAAFNAAIQAAHAAGGGRVVVPAGNWYCGGPIVLLSNVNFHLSSGCTIYFSPNPVDYAKSGPYTTANGNLYWSRWQANDCLNFGAPIYAYQQTNIALTADDNTCVLNGQSMTPMQLSTKAPTSCWWTFKGTSGEYGYVKPASGGAPVSQADANTGTTAYSANGATYPGNTALTSLPAAQITNPQANVSFTNQDGTTTTLMTLLTASGWNQDQNYLPALSELGVPVLNRVFGLGHFLRPCMVEFIGCTNVLLQNYHTQNTPFWQHHPTDCTNVLIDGVFADSIGPNNDGFDPDACNYVLVQNVQFNTGDDCIAIKSGKCLDTQYGPMQNIVVQNCTMQSGHGGLTIGSEMSAGVQNVYARNLTMQNANWASNPLNIALRFKTNMNRGGFINNVWINGVTLPNGVNLTGKYGGGALGAAYPGSVAGTGTVGLAANPSTGQGGLITFDCDYSPSGDAVRWNPATINNVNISNVNATNTSGAVSYALTSGFTATSGSCFQAIVAQGPVAADYNGPLPIPTVPPITGVTISNCNLGTPICTGPVSATVPGPLFVDNVKSITLSNVVIAGVTYNGALTG, encoded by the coding sequence ATCCACGATAAAAACAGCGGCGACCCGGCGACATCGAAAATCCGCGAACAGGACACACTGAATTCCCCCAAGCGACGCTCATTTCTCGTGTTCGCAGGAACTTCCGCGGGCGCGGGCCTGTTCGCGACCCTGCCCGGATGCGGCGGCGGCAGCGGTTCGCTGGGTTCCACGACACCGGCGTCGAGCGCACCGGTCGCGGCGGCGGACCCGATCTGGGGGCCGACCGGCCAGGCAACCGTGATCATCAACAAGCTCGCCAGCATCACGACGTCGATGTTCCCGGCGGTCGATTTCCAGGTGACGAGCTATGGCGCGCGCACGCTGCAGGCGTCCGCGTTGATTCAGGCCAGCGCATGGCCAGGCGGCACGATTCCCTGGGTGACCGGTACGCAGGCCGCGGCTTCGCCGCAAAGCCCGGGCTCGACGATCATGGTGCCGTACGACATGACGGACACGGTCTACGATTCGTACGCCGCGTTCAATGCCGCGATTCAGGCGGCGCATGCGGCCGGCGGCGGCCGCGTCGTGGTGCCGGCCGGCAACTGGTATTGCGGCGGCCCGATCGTGCTGCTGAGCAACGTGAATTTCCATCTGAGCTCGGGTTGCACGATCTATTTCAGCCCCAACCCGGTCGACTATGCGAAGAGCGGTCCGTACACGACGGCGAACGGCAATCTGTACTGGTCGCGCTGGCAGGCCAACGACTGCCTGAACTTCGGTGCGCCGATCTATGCGTACCAGCAGACCAACATCGCACTGACCGCCGACGACAACACCTGCGTCCTCAACGGTCAGTCGATGACGCCGATGCAGTTGAGCACCAAGGCGCCCACATCGTGCTGGTGGACCTTCAAAGGCACCAGCGGCGAGTACGGTTACGTGAAACCGGCTTCGGGCGGCGCACCGGTTTCGCAAGCCGACGCGAATACGGGCACCACCGCCTACTCGGCCAACGGCGCCACCTATCCGGGCAACACCGCGCTGACGAGTTTACCCGCCGCGCAGATCACGAATCCGCAGGCCAACGTCTCGTTCACGAATCAGGACGGCACCACGACGACGCTGATGACGCTGCTCACCGCGTCCGGCTGGAATCAGGATCAGAACTATTTGCCGGCGCTGTCGGAACTCGGTGTGCCGGTGCTGAATCGCGTCTTCGGTCTCGGCCATTTTCTGCGGCCGTGCATGGTCGAGTTCATCGGTTGCACGAACGTGTTGCTGCAGAACTATCACACGCAGAACACGCCGTTCTGGCAGCATCATCCGACCGATTGCACGAACGTGCTGATCGACGGCGTGTTCGCGGACAGTATCGGCCCGAACAACGACGGTTTCGATCCGGACGCCTGCAACTACGTGCTGGTGCAGAACGTCCAGTTCAATACCGGCGACGACTGCATCGCGATCAAGTCCGGCAAGTGTCTCGACACGCAGTACGGGCCGATGCAGAACATCGTGGTCCAGAACTGCACGATGCAAAGCGGCCATGGCGGTCTCACGATCGGCAGCGAAATGAGCGCGGGCGTGCAGAACGTCTACGCCCGCAATCTGACCATGCAGAACGCGAACTGGGCGAGCAATCCGCTGAACATCGCGCTTCGCTTCAAGACCAACATGAACCGTGGCGGGTTTATCAACAACGTGTGGATCAACGGCGTCACGCTGCCCAACGGCGTGAATCTGACCGGCAAATACGGCGGCGGCGCGCTCGGCGCGGCGTATCCGGGTTCGGTCGCCGGCACCGGCACGGTCGGTCTCGCGGCCAACCCGTCGACGGGCCAAGGCGGCCTGATCACGTTCGACTGCGATTACAGCCCCTCAGGCGACGCGGTGCGCTGGAACCCGGCGACGATCAACAACGTCAACATCTCGAACGTGAACGCGACCAATACGTCGGGTGCGGTGAGCTACGCGTTGACGTCGGGCTTCACGGCGACGTCGGGTTCGTGCTTTCAGGCGATCGTCGCACAGGGTCCGGTGGCCGCGGACTACAACGGTCCGTTGCCCATCCCCACCGTACCGCCAATCACCGGCGTGACCATCTCGAACTGCAACCTCGGCACGCCGATCTGCACAGGACCGGTATCGGCCACCGTGCCGGGACCGCTCTTCGTGGACAACGTGAAATCCATCACGTTGAGCAACGTGGTGATCGCCGGTGTGACGTATAACGGCGCGCTGACAGGCTGA
- a CDS encoding 2-hydroxy-3-oxopropionate reductase, producing the protein MTSWEHSMQKAGFIGLGIMGKPMAANLLKNGVPLAAFTRSGVPDDLAQAGAVACDSPAAVAAQADVIFIMVPDTPDVERVLFGEQGLADALRAGQTVVDMSSISPMATREFAACVRERGADYLDAPVSGGEVGAKAGSLTIMVGGESASFDSVKPLFDMMGKNVTLIGAVGAGQVCKVANQVIVAATIEAVGEALLLASKAGVDPARVREALMGGFASSRILEVHGERMTKRSFDPGFRIELHQKDLNLALSTAQALGVSLPNTATCQALFNACVAHGGKAWDHSAMVRALEILANHEIGQPVA; encoded by the coding sequence ATGACCTCTTGGGAGCACTCCATGCAAAAAGCAGGCTTTATCGGACTCGGCATCATGGGCAAGCCCATGGCCGCCAACCTTCTCAAGAACGGCGTCCCACTCGCCGCCTTCACGCGCAGCGGCGTGCCCGACGATCTCGCCCAGGCCGGCGCCGTCGCGTGTGACAGCCCGGCCGCGGTCGCCGCGCAGGCCGACGTGATTTTCATCATGGTGCCGGATACGCCGGACGTCGAACGCGTACTGTTCGGCGAACAGGGTCTCGCCGACGCGTTGCGCGCGGGACAAACCGTGGTCGACATGAGCTCGATTTCGCCGATGGCCACCCGCGAGTTCGCGGCCTGCGTGCGCGAGCGCGGCGCGGACTATCTGGACGCGCCGGTGTCGGGCGGCGAAGTCGGCGCCAAGGCCGGCTCGCTGACCATCATGGTGGGCGGCGAAAGCGCGAGCTTCGACAGCGTCAAGCCGCTGTTCGACATGATGGGCAAGAACGTCACGCTGATCGGCGCGGTCGGCGCCGGCCAGGTGTGCAAGGTGGCGAATCAGGTGATCGTCGCGGCAACGATCGAAGCCGTCGGCGAAGCGCTGCTGCTCGCCTCGAAAGCCGGCGTCGATCCGGCGCGCGTGCGCGAAGCGCTGATGGGCGGCTTCGCGTCGTCGCGCATTCTCGAAGTGCACGGCGAACGCATGACCAAACGCAGCTTCGACCCGGGCTTCCGGATCGAACTGCACCAGAAGGATCTGAACCTCGCGCTTTCGACCGCGCAGGCGCTCGGTGTGTCGCTGCCCAATACCGCCACCTGCCAGGCGTTGTTCAACGCCTGCGTGGCGCACGGCGGCAAGGCGTGGGACCACTCCGCGATGGTCCGCGCGCTCGAAATTCTGGCCAATCACGAAATCGGCCAGCCGGTCGCTTAA
- the garL gene encoding 2-dehydro-3-deoxyglucarate aldolase: protein MPAVAPYQALPNSFRRAVRAGDTLIGCWASLASPVVTELLGIIGFDWMLLDAEHAPNDVLTLIPQLMALKDSASAPVVRPPANDSVFIKRLLDSGFSNFLVPFVDSADDAARAVAATRYPPQGIRGVSVSQRGNRYATVADYFQIANDNVCVVVQIESRKAVDAIDAILAVDGVDAVFVGPSDLAAAYGHLGNPNHPDVQQAIAHVFERAQAVGKASGILAPAQADAERYLAMGCRVIAVCADIGLLKNAAQTVQHHFMQKQAGQA, encoded by the coding sequence ATGCCCGCCGTCGCGCCCTACCAGGCCTTACCTAACAGTTTCCGCCGCGCCGTTCGCGCAGGCGACACCCTGATCGGCTGCTGGGCGTCGCTGGCGAGTCCGGTCGTCACGGAATTGCTCGGCATTATCGGTTTCGACTGGATGCTGCTGGACGCCGAACACGCGCCCAACGACGTCCTCACGCTGATCCCCCAGTTGATGGCGCTCAAGGACAGCGCGAGCGCGCCGGTCGTGCGGCCGCCGGCTAACGACAGCGTGTTTATCAAACGGCTGCTCGACAGCGGCTTCTCGAACTTCCTGGTGCCGTTCGTCGACAGCGCCGACGACGCGGCCCGCGCCGTGGCCGCGACGCGTTATCCGCCGCAAGGCATTCGCGGCGTGTCGGTGAGCCAGCGAGGCAATCGCTACGCGACCGTGGCCGACTACTTCCAGATCGCCAACGACAACGTCTGCGTCGTCGTGCAGATCGAAAGCCGCAAAGCCGTCGACGCGATCGACGCGATTCTCGCGGTCGACGGCGTCGACGCCGTGTTCGTCGGCCCGTCCGACCTCGCGGCCGCGTACGGCCACCTCGGCAACCCGAACCATCCGGACGTGCAACAGGCGATCGCGCACGTGTTCGAACGCGCGCAGGCCGTGGGCAAAGCCAGCGGCATCCTCGCGCCGGCTCAGGCCGACGCCGAACGGTATCTCGCGATGGGCTGCCGCGTGATCGCGGTCTGCGCGGACATCGGGCTGCTGAAAAACGCCGCGCAGACGGTTCAACACCACTTCATGCAGAAACAGGCAGGCCAGGCATAA